AAGCCCGGCGAACTCACGACGCTCCCCGTTCAGACCTACGGTCGGATCTACAAGCTACGGAACGACTGTCTTCACGGCGTTCGCCACTTCCAGAGTGGCGGCCTCGAGGAGGACCAAGATGCAGCCTGGGGACAGCTCCAGATTCAGGCGCCCGTGCTCTATCGGTCAGTTCTGTTGTCTAGCCTCGCGGATGCCGGCCACTGCGAGGGTTGGGAAGATAGCGGCGACCCCCTGACGGGATGGCGCCAGCGGGAGTTCGAGGCGCCGCTCTTCAAACCGTGGGCCGACCGCGACGAATAGCGCCGCGTCCTCGTCGATCGCCCGTCGGTGGTCTCTGTCCTCTGTTTCGTCGGACTTTAGGCTGGATCAGCCGTCACACGCCGAACCCGCACTACTGAAACGTCCCGCCCAGAAAAAGTGACTACAGGTTCACTAACACGCCGGCGGTCCCTTCTGAACCGCTATGGGTTCTCCGAGGATCCTCGGGCGGGAAAGCGAACGCGCACTCCCGTTCTCGCCCGGGGTCGCGACGTCAAGGACCCTGCAGCCCCGTCCAGAGGAACCACGCCCCCATGGCGAGCAGGAACACCTGCGAGAGGCGGTTCACGAAGGCGCGGTGTCTCGCGAGGGAGCTCGTCGGCGAGGGAGACGCCGAGGAGGGCGGGGGGCGGTGCCGAGGCCGAAGAGGGCGAGGGCGGCGGCGCCCTCGAGCGGCCCGCCGCGAGCGACGGCCCCGATGACGGCCGAGTAGAGGAGGCCGCAGGGGAGAAGGCCCAGGAAGAGGCCGATGGCGAAGGGGTGGCCGGGGACGCGTCCCTTCAGCCGGGCCGCCACCTTCGCGAAGAGGCTCCCGCCGGTTGCGAGGCCGGGCACGAGGTCGGAGAGGGCGACGACGGCCCAGAGGACGAGGACGCCGCCCGCGACGACGGAAGCGGCGCGCTGGATGCCCAGGAGCGCACCGGCGAGCTGGACGACCCCGCCGAGGGCGCCCGCGAGGGCACCGAGGATCGCGTACGTCAGGACCCTGCCGAGCGTGTACCAGAGCTGGGCGGCGAATGCGGCGCGCCGGCCCCCCTCGGGAGGTGCATACCGCCTCGAGACGAAGAGGACGAACGGCGAGCACATCCCCACGCAGTGCCCGAAGCCGCCGAGGAGGCCGAGCGTCAGGAAGCCGAGGAGGCTGACCGACTCGATCAAGTCGGGGGGGCGTCCCCGGGCGGCGTCAGGTCGAGCCGGAAAAGGACTCTCCGGGGCTTGCCGGAGGCCGTCCCTTCGACGGTCGCGAACCAGCGCCGCTTCCCGCTCTTGCAGAGGGGGAGGACGGCCTCCGCCTCAAGCCATCCGTCAGCGCCGGGAACGAGTGTGTAGCGGTGGTCGCCCATCGGCATCGACATCTCGAACGAGATGCGGGTCGCCTCCAGCGCCACGGGAC
The genomic region above belongs to Holophagales bacterium and contains:
- a CDS encoding sulfite exporter TauE/SafE family protein, producing the protein MIESVSLLGFLTLGLLGGFGHCVGMCSPFVLFVSRRYAPPEGGRRAAFAAQLWYTLGRVLTYAILGALAGALGGVVQLAGALLGIQRAASVVAGGVLVLWAVVALSDLVPGLATGGSLFAKVAARLKGRVPGHPFAIGLFLGLLPCGLLYSAVIGAVARGGPLEGAAALALFGLGTAPRPPRRLPRRRAPSRDTAPS